A single region of the Winslowiella toletana genome encodes:
- a CDS encoding amino acid ABC transporter ATP-binding protein — translation MTMTNSDNAMMITLENVNKWFGQFHVLKDINLKVKPRERIVLCGPSGSGKSTTIRCINHLEEHQKGRIVVDGTLLNDDLRNIERVRTEVGMVFQHFNLFPHLTVLQNCTLAPIWVRKTPKKEAEELAMHYLQRVRIAEHAHKFPGQLSGGQQQRVAIARSLCMKPKIMLFDEPTSALDPEMVKEVLDTMIGLAEDGMTMLCVTHEMGFARTVADRVIFMDRGEIVEEAPPQQFFSNPQSERTRAFLSQVIH, via the coding sequence ATGACGATGACTAATTCTGACAACGCGATGATGATTACGCTCGAAAATGTTAACAAGTGGTTCGGGCAGTTTCATGTCCTGAAAGATATTAATCTGAAGGTCAAACCGCGCGAGCGTATCGTTCTGTGTGGTCCTTCCGGCTCAGGTAAATCTACAACTATTCGTTGTATCAATCATCTGGAAGAGCATCAGAAAGGGCGCATCGTGGTCGATGGGACGTTGCTGAATGATGACCTGCGTAACATTGAGCGCGTACGTACCGAAGTCGGCATGGTGTTCCAGCACTTTAATCTGTTCCCCCACCTTACTGTGTTACAGAACTGTACTCTGGCACCGATCTGGGTGCGCAAGACGCCAAAGAAAGAAGCGGAAGAGCTGGCCATGCATTACCTGCAACGCGTGCGCATTGCAGAGCATGCACATAAATTTCCTGGGCAGCTTTCAGGTGGTCAGCAACAACGCGTGGCGATTGCCCGTTCACTCTGTATGAAGCCGAAGATCATGCTGTTTGATGAACCCACCTCGGCGCTCGATCCGGAAATGGTGAAGGAAGTGCTGGATACCATGATTGGGCTGGCGGAGGACGGTATGACTATGCTGTGCGTCACCCATGAGATGGGCTTTGCGCGTACCGTTGCCGATCGGGTGATCTTTATGGATCGTGGTGAAATCGTTGAGGAAGCGCCACCGCAGCAATTTTTCTCCAATCCTCAGTCCGAGCGTACTCGTGCATTTCTGTCGCAGGTTATTCACTAA
- a CDS encoding amino acid ABC transporter permease, which yields MTVTTHEIPPVPTNAFSRAVKWARKNLFSSWTNSLLTLFCVWVIWSLLPPALNWLIFQANWFGTTRADCTKEGACWVFIHARFGQFMYGLYPHELRWRINLALVIGLLSIIPMFIKSLPRRGRYIAVWAVTYPVIAWLLLYGGWFGLERVETRQWGGLTLTLIIAAIGIAGALPLGILLALGRRSHMPVVRTLSIIFIEFWRGVPLITVLFMSSVMLPLFMAEGTSIDKLVRALVGVILFQSAYVAEVVRGGLQALPKGQYEAAESLALGYWKTQGLVILPQALKMVIPGLVNTIIALFKDTSLVIIIGLFDLFSSVQQATVDPTWLGMSTEGYVFAALVYWIFCFSMSRYSQHLEKRFHTGRTPH from the coding sequence ATGACTGTAACCACTCATGAAATACCGCCCGTGCCGACCAATGCGTTTTCTCGCGCGGTGAAATGGGCTAGAAAGAATCTGTTTTCCAGCTGGACAAATTCCCTGTTAACGCTTTTCTGCGTCTGGGTGATCTGGAGCCTGCTTCCCCCTGCACTTAACTGGCTAATCTTCCAGGCAAACTGGTTTGGCACAACCCGTGCCGACTGTACTAAGGAGGGTGCATGCTGGGTGTTTATCCACGCCCGCTTTGGTCAGTTCATGTATGGGCTCTATCCGCACGAGCTACGCTGGCGCATTAATCTGGCGCTGGTCATTGGCTTGCTGTCGATTATACCCATGTTTATCAAAAGTCTGCCGCGCCGTGGCCGCTACATCGCCGTCTGGGCGGTGACTTATCCTGTCATCGCCTGGTTATTGCTGTACGGAGGCTGGTTTGGCCTGGAGCGCGTTGAAACACGACAGTGGGGTGGCTTAACTCTGACGCTAATCATCGCTGCAATTGGTATTGCAGGCGCACTGCCGTTGGGGATTCTGCTGGCGTTAGGTCGCCGTTCACATATGCCGGTGGTCCGCACATTATCGATAATCTTTATCGAGTTCTGGCGCGGCGTACCGCTGATTACCGTGCTATTTATGTCTTCGGTGATGCTGCCGCTATTTATGGCGGAGGGCACCAGTATCGACAAACTGGTACGCGCCCTGGTTGGAGTGATCCTGTTCCAATCAGCTTATGTGGCTGAAGTAGTGCGCGGTGGTCTACAGGCGCTGCCAAAAGGCCAGTACGAAGCGGCTGAATCGCTGGCGCTGGGTTACTGGAAAACGCAAGGGCTGGTGATACTGCCACAGGCGCTGAAGATGGTAATTCCGGGGCTGGTAAACACCATTATTGCACTGTTTAAAGATACCAGTCTGGTCATCATCATTGGTCTGTTTGATCTTTTCAGTAGTGTTCAGCAGGCAACCGTCGACCCGACCTGGCTTGGTATGTCGACCGAAGGCTATGTTTTTGCTGCTCTGGTCTACTGGATTTTCTGTTTCAGCATGTCGCGCTATAGCCAGCATCTGGAGAAGCGCTTTCACACCGGGCGTACACCGCACTGA
- a CDS encoding amino acid ABC transporter permease, producing MSQRPTVKRDFSFSNPAVRAWLYQIIAIVAVLVVVGYLVHNTVINLSNRGITSGFGFLERSAGFGIVQHLIDYSDGDTYARVFLVGLTNTLLVSALCIVFASLLGFFIGLARLSDNWLLRKIANIYIETFRNIPPLLQIFFWYFAVLRNLPGPRQALSAFDLAFVSNRGLYLPWPESAPGTLPFLIALMIAIAGSIGLFRFNRKHQLKTGQLRRSWPAALVMLILLPLGAHLIFGAAVHWNVPELSGFNFRGGFALIPELAALTLALSIYTSSFIAEVIRSGIQSVPHGQSEAALSLGLPNPVTLRQVIIPQAMRVIIPPLTSQYLNVVKNSSLAAAIGYPDMVSLFAGTVLNQTGQAIETIAITMAVYLTISLSISLLMNIYNRKIALVER from the coding sequence ATGTCTCAACGCCCAACCGTCAAAAGGGATTTTTCCTTCAGTAATCCTGCGGTGCGCGCATGGCTATATCAGATTATCGCGATTGTCGCGGTGCTGGTAGTTGTGGGATATTTGGTTCACAACACCGTGATTAACCTGTCCAACCGCGGCATTACCTCCGGCTTTGGCTTTCTCGAACGCAGTGCAGGTTTCGGTATTGTGCAGCATCTGATTGATTATTCAGATGGCGATACCTACGCACGGGTGTTTCTTGTCGGCCTGACCAACACGCTGCTGGTCTCCGCACTTTGTATTGTTTTTGCATCATTGCTGGGGTTTTTCATCGGCCTGGCCCGCTTGTCTGACAACTGGCTGTTGCGAAAAATCGCCAATATCTATATCGAAACCTTCCGTAATATCCCGCCGTTGTTGCAGATCTTTTTCTGGTATTTTGCGGTACTGCGCAATTTACCCGGCCCGCGCCAGGCATTAAGCGCTTTCGATCTCGCCTTTGTCAGTAACCGCGGTCTCTACTTACCCTGGCCGGAATCTGCGCCTGGCACTCTGCCATTTCTGATCGCGTTGATGATAGCGATTGCTGGCAGCATCGGGTTATTCCGTTTTAATCGTAAACACCAGCTAAAAACCGGCCAGCTGCGTCGTAGCTGGCCGGCGGCGCTGGTGATGCTGATTCTGTTACCGTTGGGCGCTCATCTGATTTTCGGCGCGGCGGTGCACTGGAACGTGCCCGAACTGAGCGGCTTTAACTTCCGTGGAGGCTTTGCACTGATACCTGAGCTGGCGGCGCTGACCCTGGCACTGTCGATTTATACCTCTTCGTTTATCGCTGAGGTGATTCGCTCAGGCATTCAGTCGGTACCGCATGGTCAGAGCGAAGCTGCACTTTCATTGGGATTACCGAATCCGGTCACCCTGCGTCAGGTGATTATCCCGCAGGCGATGCGGGTGATTATTCCCCCGCTAACCAGCCAGTATCTTAATGTCGTAAAAAACTCATCGCTGGCAGCAGCTATCGGCTATCCGGATATGGTGTCGTTGTTTGCCGGAACGGTGCTTAACCAGACCGGTCAGGCGATTGAAACTATCGCCATCACCATGGCGGTCTACCTGACCATCAGCTTGTCTATTTCGCTGTTGATGAATATCTATAACCGCAAAATCGCCCTGGTTGAGCGTTAA
- a CDS encoding amino acid ABC transporter substrate-binding protein — MNKMMLSTLVATATLLAATSQAYAGATLDAIKKKGFVQCGISDGLPGFSYADASGKFTGLDVDICRATAAAVFGDANKVKYTALTAKERFTALQSGEVDILSRNTTWTSARDGGMGFMFAGVNYYDGIGFLTHNKAGLKSAKELDGATVCIQAGTDTELNVADYFKANNMKYIPVTFDRSDESAKALDTGRCDTLASDQSQLYALRIKLGKPEEFIVLPEVISKEPLGPVVRRGDDDWFTIVKWSFNAMLNAEEMGVSSKNVDQMAAKPTTPDMAHLLGTEGDFGKDLKLDNKWAFNIIKQVGNYQESFDRNVGKDSALKIARGQNALWKDGGIQYAPPVR, encoded by the coding sequence ATGAATAAGATGATGCTTTCAACTCTGGTAGCTACTGCCACGCTGCTCGCAGCCACCAGTCAGGCATATGCTGGCGCCACGCTGGATGCGATTAAGAAGAAAGGCTTTGTGCAGTGCGGTATCAGTGACGGTTTGCCTGGCTTCTCTTATGCTGATGCCAGCGGCAAATTTACCGGCCTGGATGTGGATATCTGTCGTGCTACCGCAGCGGCAGTATTTGGTGATGCCAATAAAGTAAAATATACCGCACTGACAGCCAAAGAGCGCTTTACCGCTCTGCAATCTGGCGAAGTCGATATCCTGTCACGTAATACCACCTGGACCTCAGCACGGGATGGCGGCATGGGCTTTATGTTTGCCGGTGTCAACTACTACGACGGTATCGGCTTCCTGACGCACAACAAAGCAGGATTAAAAAGTGCTAAGGAGCTTGATGGTGCAACCGTTTGCATTCAGGCAGGCACCGATACCGAACTGAACGTCGCCGATTACTTCAAAGCTAATAACATGAAGTATATCCCGGTAACCTTCGACCGCTCAGATGAATCAGCAAAAGCGCTGGACACTGGCCGCTGCGATACCCTGGCTTCTGACCAGTCACAGCTGTATGCACTGCGTATAAAACTGGGTAAACCTGAAGAATTTATCGTATTGCCGGAAGTGATCTCTAAAGAGCCGCTGGGCCCGGTTGTTCGACGGGGCGATGATGACTGGTTCACTATCGTCAAATGGTCATTTAACGCCATGCTCAATGCGGAAGAAATGGGTGTTTCATCAAAGAATGTCGATCAGATGGCAGCCAAACCTACCACGCCAGATATGGCTCACTTATTAGGTACTGAGGGTGATTTCGGAAAGGATTTGAAACTCGACAACAAGTGGGCGTTCAACATCATCAAACAGGTAGGCAACTATCAGGAAAGTTTTGATCGTAACGTCGGTAAAGACAGCGCGCTAAAAATTGCTCGTGGTCAGAATGCTCTCTGGAAAGATGGCGGCATCCAGTACGCACCGCCGGTTCGTTAA
- the lpxP gene encoding kdo(2)-lipid IV(A) palmitoleoyltransferase, with amino-acid sequence MKAPKAPPAFSRDLLHPRYWSTWAGLGLLFLLVQLPFPLLEKLGTWMGRTSMRFLKRRVRITRRNLELCFPDLQSEILEQRIVSNFESLGMGLLETGMAWFWSDARVKRWFTVNGLHNLQKAQENKRGALIIGVHFMSLELGGRAMGICQPMMAMYRPHNNKMMEWVQTKGRMRSNKAMINRRDLRGMVSALKQGEAVWFAPDQDYGPKGSVFAPLFAVPQAATTSGTYMLARLANPAMVTVVLIRKENGSGYELVIQPELRDYPLEDEHHAAAYMNKVIEQEIMRAPSQYMWLHRRFKTRPAGASSLY; translated from the coding sequence ATGAAAGCACCAAAAGCGCCACCGGCCTTCTCTCGCGATCTGCTCCACCCGCGTTACTGGTCGACATGGGCAGGCCTGGGTCTGCTTTTTCTGCTGGTCCAGCTTCCTTTCCCGCTACTGGAAAAGCTCGGCACCTGGATGGGACGCACCTCAATGCGCTTCCTGAAGCGCCGTGTGCGCATTACCCGCCGTAATCTGGAACTCTGCTTCCCGGACCTGCAATCGGAAATTCTCGAGCAGCGCATCGTCAGCAATTTCGAATCGTTGGGTATGGGCCTGCTGGAAACCGGTATGGCCTGGTTCTGGTCAGATGCACGTGTGAAACGTTGGTTCACCGTCAATGGCCTGCATAATCTGCAAAAGGCACAGGAAAATAAACGCGGCGCGCTGATTATTGGTGTGCACTTTATGTCGCTCGAACTGGGTGGCCGTGCAATGGGCATCTGCCAGCCGATGATGGCGATGTATCGCCCGCACAACAATAAAATGATGGAGTGGGTACAAACCAAAGGTCGTATGCGCTCCAACAAAGCGATGATTAACCGTCGCGATCTGCGCGGTATGGTTAGCGCGCTAAAACAGGGTGAAGCCGTTTGGTTCGCTCCTGACCAGGATTACGGCCCGAAGGGCAGCGTGTTTGCACCGCTGTTCGCCGTGCCACAAGCTGCCACCACCAGCGGTACTTACATGCTGGCGCGTCTGGCTAATCCGGCAATGGTAACCGTGGTATTGATTCGTAAAGAGAATGGTAGCGGTTATGAACTGGTGATCCAGCCTGAACTGCGTGATTACCCGTTGGAAGATGAACATCACGCCGCAGCCTATATGAATAAAGTGATTGAGCAGGAAATCATGCGTGCGCCAAGCCAGTATATGTGGCTACATCGCCGCTTTAAAACCCGGCCAGCCGGCGCCTCTTCGCTCTATTAA
- a CDS encoding tlde1 domain-containing protein, with the protein MAWIYQQSTGQLSHNGRLVATGYAGKDEGKNIPDMQDRVDIGPLPRGNYTITNPFHHPHTGPYSMRLQPSHGNVMYGRAGFLIHGDSIENPGEASNGCIVMPPDVRRRIWTSGDRQLEVIW; encoded by the coding sequence ATGGCATGGATATATCAACAAAGTACCGGGCAGTTGTCTCACAATGGCAGGTTGGTTGCTACAGGTTACGCTGGCAAAGACGAGGGTAAAAATATTCCCGATATGCAGGACAGAGTCGATATTGGGCCGCTTCCTCGAGGGAACTACACGATCACCAATCCGTTTCATCATCCTCATACTGGTCCTTATTCAATGCGTCTGCAGCCCTCTCATGGCAACGTAATGTATGGCCGTGCCGGTTTTCTTATTCACGGTGATAGTATTGAAAATCCGGGTGAGGCTTCAAATGGCTGCATTGTTATGCCGCCTGATGTGCGAAGGAGAATATGGACTAGTGGCGATCGGCAACTGGAGGTGATTTGGTGA
- the fis gene encoding DNA-binding transcriptional regulator Fis yields MFEQRVNSDVLTVSTVNSQDQVTQKPLRDSVKQALKNYFAQLNGQDVNDLYELVLAEVEQPLLDMVMQYTRGNQTRAALMMGINRGTLRKKLKKYGMN; encoded by the coding sequence ATGTTCGAACAACGCGTAAATTCTGACGTACTGACCGTTTCTACCGTTAACTCACAGGATCAGGTTACCCAAAAGCCTCTGCGTGACTCGGTCAAACAGGCACTGAAGAACTATTTTGCTCAATTGAATGGTCAAGATGTCAATGATCTGTATGAGCTGGTATTGGCTGAAGTTGAACAGCCTTTGTTGGACATGGTGATGCAATATACCCGTGGCAACCAGACCCGTGCAGCCCTGATGATGGGCATCAACCGCGGTACGCTGCGTAAGAAACTGAAAAAATACGGCATGAACTGA
- the dusB gene encoding tRNA dihydrouridine synthase DusB, producing MRIGQHQLRNRLIAAPMAGITDRPFRTLCHDMGAGMTVSEMLSSNPEVWASDKSRLRMVHSDEPGIRTVQIAGCDPDEMAQAARFNALSGAQIIDINMGCPAKKVNRKMAGSALLQHPELVKSILSAVVNAVDVPVTLKIRTGWDTDNRNCVEIAQLAERCGIQALTIHGRTRACLFNGDAEYDSIRTVKQNVSIPVIANGDITDPHKARAVLDYTGADALMIGRAAQGRPWIFREIQHYLDTGELLAPMPLAEVKRLLIGHLRELHDFYGQRKGYRIARKHVSWYLQEHAPNDQFRRTFNAIEDASEQLEALEAYFEKLA from the coding sequence ATGCGCATAGGACAACACCAGCTTCGTAATCGTTTGATAGCAGCCCCGATGGCCGGTATTACTGACAGGCCGTTCAGGACGCTCTGTCATGACATGGGGGCCGGAATGACCGTATCGGAGATGTTATCGTCTAACCCGGAAGTTTGGGCGAGCGATAAATCCCGTTTGCGTATGGTACACAGTGACGAGCCCGGGATTCGCACCGTGCAAATTGCCGGATGTGACCCTGATGAGATGGCACAAGCTGCGCGTTTTAATGCTTTATCTGGCGCGCAGATCATCGATATCAATATGGGCTGCCCGGCCAAAAAAGTGAATCGCAAGATGGCAGGTTCGGCACTGCTGCAACACCCGGAGCTGGTGAAGTCTATCCTCTCTGCGGTGGTCAATGCCGTTGACGTACCGGTGACCTTAAAGATTCGCACCGGCTGGGATACAGACAATCGCAACTGCGTAGAGATTGCCCAATTGGCTGAACGCTGTGGTATTCAGGCCCTGACAATACATGGACGCACACGCGCCTGTTTGTTCAACGGTGACGCTGAATATGACAGCATTCGGACAGTTAAGCAGAACGTTTCCATTCCGGTTATCGCGAATGGAGACATTACTGACCCGCACAAAGCCAGAGCAGTACTCGACTATACGGGGGCTGATGCCCTGATGATAGGCCGTGCTGCTCAGGGAAGACCGTGGATCTTCCGGGAAATCCAGCACTATCTGGACACTGGGGAGCTGCTGGCACCGATGCCGCTGGCAGAAGTTAAGCGCTTGCTCATCGGGCACTTACGGGAACTGCACGACTTTTACGGTCAGCGCAAGGGATACCGTATTGCCCGGAAGCACGTCTCCTGGTATCTCCAGGAGCACGCCCCGAACGACCAGTTTCGGCGCACATTCAACGCCATTGAGGATGCCAGCGAACAGCTGGAGGCGTTGGAGGCATACTTCGAAAAACTTGCGTAA
- the prmA gene encoding 50S ribosomal protein L11 methyltransferase: MPWIQIKINTTGAHAEELGDALIEHGAVSVTFQDTHDNPVFEPLPGETRLWGDTDVIGLFDAETDMHDVVAGLQFHPLLGEGFHHKIEQIEDKDWEREWMDNFHPMRFGNRLWICPSWRDVPDPSAVNVMLDPGLAFGTGTHPTTALCLAWLDGLDLQGKTVIDFGCGSGILAIAALKLGAAQAIGIDIDPQAIQASRDNAERNGVSERLSLYLPHQQPENLSADVVVANILAGPLRELSPLISVLPKQGGHLGLSGVLASQADSVCEAYADKFALDPVAEKEEWCRITGIRR; the protein is encoded by the coding sequence ATGCCCTGGATACAAATTAAGATCAACACCACTGGTGCTCATGCCGAAGAGCTGGGCGATGCGCTGATTGAACACGGCGCGGTATCCGTTACTTTCCAGGATACCCACGATAATCCGGTATTTGAACCGCTGCCGGGCGAAACGCGTCTGTGGGGCGATACCGATGTGATCGGACTGTTTGATGCCGAAACCGATATGCACGACGTGGTTGCCGGTCTGCAATTTCACCCGCTGCTGGGCGAAGGTTTTCACCACAAGATCGAACAGATTGAAGACAAAGACTGGGAGCGCGAGTGGATGGATAATTTCCATCCAATGCGTTTCGGCAATCGTCTGTGGATCTGCCCAAGCTGGCGCGACGTGCCCGATCCTTCTGCGGTGAATGTCATGCTCGATCCCGGCCTGGCGTTTGGCACCGGTACTCACCCGACGACCGCACTGTGCCTGGCGTGGCTTGATGGCCTCGACTTGCAGGGCAAAACCGTCATCGACTTCGGCTGTGGCTCCGGCATTCTGGCGATTGCAGCTCTGAAACTGGGTGCCGCGCAGGCGATTGGCATCGATATCGATCCGCAGGCGATTCAGGCCAGCCGCGATAACGCCGAGCGTAACGGTGTTTCAGAGCGTTTGTCGCTCTACCTGCCGCATCAGCAGCCGGAAAACCTGTCTGCCGACGTGGTGGTAGCCAATATTCTCGCGGGTCCGTTACGTGAGCTGTCACCGCTAATTAGCGTGCTGCCAAAACAGGGCGGACACCTCGGCCTTTCCGGCGTACTCGCCAGCCAGGCAGACAGCGTTTGTGAAGCCTATGCTGATAAATTTGCTCTTGATCCGGTCGCCGAAAAAGAGGAATGGTGCCGGATTACAGGCATTCGCCGCTAA
- the panF gene encoding sodium/pantothenate symporter, with translation MQIEVLLPLLGYLLLVAGLSVYAVRKRYEGNFLNEYFLGSRSMGGFVLAMTLTTTYISASSFIGGPGAAYKYGLGWVLLAMVQVPAVWLSLGVLGKKFAILARRYNAVTLNDMLYARYGSTLLVWFASLSLLVAFIGAMTVQFIGGARLLETAAGIPYDSGLLIFGLTIALYTAFGGFRASVLNDAMQGLVMLAGTFLLLFAVIHAAGGMHAAIDKLQKIDPQLLTPQGVDQIISPTFLASFSVLVCFGVIGLPHTAVRCISYKDSKAVHRGIIIGTIVVMILMSGMHLAGVLGRAVIPDLKIPDQVIPTLMITVLPPFAAGIFLAAPMAAIMSTINAQLLQSSATIVKDLYLRLRPHQLTNEPLLKRMSGMITLVLGLLLLLAAWNPPDMIIWLNLLAFGGLEAVFLWPLVLGLYWEKANAAGALSGMLVGAAVYTLLASLDIQLLGFHPIVPALLLSLIAFLIGNLFGRPAPQPDDASTLLE, from the coding sequence GTGCAAATTGAAGTGCTTCTGCCACTACTGGGCTATTTGCTGCTGGTCGCCGGGTTATCGGTGTATGCGGTGCGCAAACGCTATGAAGGCAACTTCCTTAACGAATACTTTCTCGGCAGCCGCTCAATGGGCGGTTTCGTATTAGCCATGACGCTTACCACCACCTATATCAGCGCCAGCTCGTTTATCGGTGGCCCGGGTGCCGCCTATAAATATGGTCTGGGATGGGTGCTGCTGGCGATGGTGCAGGTACCGGCGGTCTGGCTGTCACTGGGCGTGCTGGGCAAAAAGTTCGCTATTCTGGCGCGACGCTACAATGCGGTGACGCTGAATGACATGCTGTACGCCCGCTATGGCAGCACGCTGCTGGTTTGGTTCGCCAGCCTGAGTTTGTTAGTGGCGTTTATCGGGGCGATGACGGTGCAGTTTATCGGCGGCGCTCGCCTGCTGGAAACCGCCGCCGGCATTCCTTACGACAGCGGTCTGCTGATATTCGGCCTGACTATCGCGCTGTATACCGCATTTGGCGGCTTCCGCGCCAGCGTGCTGAATGATGCAATGCAGGGGCTGGTGATGCTGGCAGGGACTTTCCTGTTGCTGTTTGCCGTGATTCACGCGGCGGGCGGCATGCACGCGGCGATTGATAAGCTGCAGAAAATCGATCCGCAGCTGCTGACCCCGCAGGGTGTCGATCAGATTATCAGCCCGACCTTCCTCGCGTCATTCTCAGTACTGGTATGCTTTGGCGTGATTGGCCTGCCGCATACTGCGGTACGCTGCATCTCGTATAAAGACAGCAAAGCGGTGCATCGTGGCATTATTATCGGCACCATTGTGGTGATGATTCTGATGTCTGGCATGCATCTGGCGGGAGTGCTTGGCCGCGCGGTGATACCGGATCTGAAAATACCCGATCAGGTGATCCCGACGCTGATGATCACCGTACTGCCGCCGTTCGCCGCCGGGATCTTTCTTGCTGCGCCGATGGCAGCGATCATGTCAACGATCAACGCCCAACTGCTGCAATCCTCTGCAACGATCGTGAAAGATCTCTATCTGCGCCTGCGTCCACATCAGCTAACTAATGAACCGCTGCTGAAACGCATGTCCGGCATGATAACGCTGGTGCTTGGGTTATTATTATTGCTGGCGGCGTGGAATCCACCCGATATGATCATCTGGCTTAATCTGCTGGCCTTTGGTGGTCTCGAAGCCGTCTTCCTCTGGCCGCTGGTGCTGGGGCTGTACTGGGAGAAAGCCAATGCGGCAGGTGCACTGAGCGGGATGCTGGTCGGTGCCGCTGTCTATACGCTATTAGCCAGTTTAGATATTCAGCTGCTGGGCTTTCATCCGATTGTTCCTGCCCTGCTGCTGAGCCTGATCGCATTTTTGATCGGCAACTTGTTTGGTCGCCCGGCCCCGCAGCCTGACGACGCATCCACCCTATTAGAGTAA